The genomic segment CAATTAAATTCAAAGACATTATGTTTTCAAAGAATggacattttcaaaaaaatgtattttacttttttttttaaagaaaaacagtGGAATCATCATAGAATTCGAATTGCATGTTAGATAATTAATTCGAGATATGACGAGTCCAATAAGTCGTTGACTCTGGAGGGaatcatttttaataatttaatttgaaaaattaagtTTTCTCACTTAAAAAGATTAATTCGAATTGCATGTCACAGGCGAGTTTGACACGAGGCTGGGTATTAACTCGGTCCATTACCATCCCTAGACATAGTCACAAAACACGATATTTAATATCgctttatattttaatatatttgagTCACACTTTTGCTAATAATTTGCATGTATTTTAAGACATAGTTTGTAAAGACcacaaaaatttgaaaagaaggcattaaaattttgaatttttcagatttgatgtCCAAGTTTTCGAATTatggaataattttttttaatcatgaaATGAATTTTGCACCTGATTATCCGCTGATTATGAAATGATTGAAGAGTCCAGAATAACATGATTTCGTGCAAAATTAAAAGGAGCGCAGCACCTATAAATAAGCCATTCAAAAATCACAACACAATTTTCGAGATTTGCAAGCACAACACGCACATATTGTCGAGCAATGTAGATGAAGATAGTAGGCAAAGCAGAGTTTTCtcggtttatttcatcctacctatACGGGCATTGCccccatgataggatggatggtcaagatttgtccatgcatatgtaggacccacttttttttttgaaattgtatgtttgACAAGATCTTGGCCATCCATCCTCTCATGGAGGCAATGCCCACATGGGTAGGATCTCATTAACCAGTTTTCTCTAAGATCGAGtttcaaacaacaatttgtTCTTAAAAATTCTCTAAGTGGTCttatattttcaatttaaatatatgTGTTAAATCAATCGAGCATGCATTCTCCTTATATGTTTTGTATAAGAATTTCATTGAAGCACTGTTATGATTCATGTTTGATATGAAGAATAATTCTATAATATGTTATGATATAAGTCCTACATTGTAGGCCAGTATAAAACCATTATAAGGTGCCAACACCGTAAATATAAAATCATTATATGTCATCACCCTCTTAGATGGGTAAAAATTAGAGACTTTTCAGTAAGCCATGAAAACAAGATAAAATATCAGTGCTATATGATTatgttttgtataaaaatatgtgGTCATGGTatgttattttttgaaaatcatatgtatttattatatgttgtgtttgaTCGACTCTCACTTGCTTAATATTTCCCAAAAGCTCAACTCTTATTGTTCTACATCAGATAAAAACGAATATCAGCTAGACAAAGAAGAACAAACTATATTTTGGGATTGGTAAAGATGATTATTTAAAAGTTTATGCactgattttatttttgttattttgatttcattaaaattataaaacacTTCAGCAATTCTATTCCGTTTTTAGAATTCTCGTTGTAAAGATAAGTTAATTATGAATCATTTATAAGATAATTTGGTTTGGATTATTTTATACTATGATGTTTCTTcttgtagtttttttttttaaaaatttttaattgTCAAACAACGTTGACGTCGTCAATACGTCCCTTCAGGATAAGTGCATGATTCTTTCATTAATGAGCTCATAATTATTTATCTTCGTCAAACCAAAATTTATTCGAAGGTGAAGACAAGAAAAGAAAAGATCtggtaaaaaaaatcaaaacatatCTGATATTGTGCCACCTTTCTCTATGGCACAAAGGCTTCAACTTAACAGCATTATGTCTTGTAATTATGTAAGCCAAACCTTTTCCTGTTGTCTTTTACGTAATCCCCCATCAACAGAGAACCGTTGTTTGACCCGAATCTAAATGGATTTCATCAAAGATTTTGACCCAAACTTAGCTGTCGAAGGTGGTTTGTCTTTTTCCTTCAATCTCCAACTTTACTTTCTCGttgaaatttcaaaatttggCATCTTACATTAAAAAAGAAATGTTTGTTCATttccatttaaaatttttaagcaTGTATATTATCGCAACTTATGTCCAAGAAAAAGTAAGGCTGAAGTTGCTATGAATTTGTGTGTGTATACATAAATGttacttatttttaaaatgacttATTAAAAAAACTGTTAATTGATTATAATATCACTTATTTAAAATgactttttattattattaattataatttataatatcaCAAATCTCTTCTGGTGATGAAAATAACCTTCTACTATGAGCCAACCAGTCAATAGTTACATGAGAACTCAAAAACCATAAGAAGCGAGACTATTAGCTATTTGATTGATACCACTATCGACGAATATAATCTGTGACAATATTCTAGTGGTTTAAACtttgaaatatgaaaataaaatcggatgatgatttatatattttttgtggTTTCTATCAAATTTTACCAATAAAATAATCGTATAGAGATTCAGAAGCACATGGTTCGAGAAAACTAGTGAGTATAAAAGAAAGACCATCCAATCCCAATGCTGCTGGAGAGGAAGCGCAGGAGTCGCCACCCATAACCATTTCCGGTCTCTGTCTCCATAGACGCAAATTATCATCAACTTTTTTAGCAATGAAATACACGCTAAACCCACTTATTGGGTGGATGTTATGTGTATTTCTGTAATCAAGATTCTTCTTTTATTCTAAGTTGTTACGCATATTAGTAGCAAGGGAAAAAAGGGACAGAATTTTATAGAAACCAAGAACCGAGAGAAATGGAGGGAGAGAACGAAGGAAAAGCATCGAAATTCAAGAGAGTTTGTGTCTTTTGTGGGAGTAGTCAAGGCAAGAAAACCAGCTATCGAGAATCCGCCATTGAGCTTGGCAAAGTTTTGGTATTACGCGTATTTCCATTTCTCTAATGTTGAGTGAGTTTATTCAACCATTTTTTGATTTAAGAAGGAATggtttctaaaaaaattaaaggtCGAGTCTTTGGCAAGGAATTGTCCCGATGTTGCTGAAGATTGAAGGACATTTATATCTCTGCTTTTGAATGATTTCATGGGGTTTTGCATTTTGTGGTTCTTTTGTTTTGATACGTTGCTTATTGGTTTGATTCTTGTTTTGCCCTTTAATATTCTGGAATATTTTCAAGCTGTACATTTTGCATGCAGATTTGGTGTTCGTCAtcacttcaattttttttttttttgaatttcatTGGTATTCTTTTAAAACACTTGGTAGTTTGCCTATTGAATATAAGAAATCTCTCCATTACGACCAGCTTGGCTACCTCAATGAGTTTTCTGAGCCTGATCCTGGATATGGTAGATTTCATCTTTGTCCATCATTATATTTTCTTGGTATGTAtaaagaatttaaaattatcCAAGACAAAGTTTCATTCAGAACTATCTGAAATACGGTAAAGTCGACGCTGACCATATCAAGGGCCCAAAATTCACTTCATGGGGAGGggggaaaataaaaaataaaaaaaaatgggccAGTTTTTTCTGGCCCTTGGATCTACccctgcaggcagtgcctgcaggggTAGGGTCGAATTTTACCTGAAATACCATAACTGACAGTGAATTTCACCATTTTCTTTTCCTCAATAGATACCGACATATTAATATATCTGCGACAAATACTACTTCTACTACTGGTAGCTTAATGTAGACTATGATTAAATCTTCTCAAGTGAAATTCAACTGTTCACTGGGAGATTGTGATAACTTTCACATGGTTAACTGACAAATATTAATGGTTAACCCCTGTGCAGActtacacaaaagtcttcattcTTGGAACTTTGGGCTAATCTGTTTTGACTGTATGTCAAGGTTTCTAGGAACATTGATTTGGTCTATGGAGGGGGCAGCATAGGCCTAATGGGATTGGTGTCACAAGCTGTTCATGATGGTGGTCGCCACGTAATCGGGTGacctttctttttcctttttcttgtaTTGTAATCATATTTATTGACTATTTGTCTTAAACAGATCAAAACGATAAAAGGGATTTCTGAATTATTAATGTAGTTTTAGTCGGTTTCTGTGATTGGTTTTGCTAATCCTTCACTAGAATTGACTTTTTTGTCTTGTTATTGTCTCCTCTGCAGCGTGATTCCCAAAACTCTCATGCCCCGAGAGGTATGTCTGCTAGGATTAAAAAAACTTGGCCCCGTTTCTTATCTAAACTAGCCATTTACCAAAGCTTTTATTAACCTTTGGTTTTACCATTCTATATTTACATCttatttgttattgtagttACTTGTTTTCAAAGTTCTTGATTTCTTTTAAGATTCTGCCTCAGGAAAATGTGACTGTTCTTTGATTTTTTCTATGTTGTTACTGTTCTTGATTTTTGGACCTTGGATCTGACAAAATGGAAGCGTCCTTGTGTCTTGGTTGGTCCTTGACAACCTTATCTTTAAAAGAGTACTTAGATTAGATCATTTAGGTGGCTGCTGTTTTTCACTACAATTCATGCATTTTTAGGACTTCAAATGTTTATCcttgatttttctttttctgttCACCCAACCTCGGTCTTGTACTTTTATTCCATTTAAAATGTATCCATGTTTTGTTCGTTCAACCCCTTTCTTGTACTTTTATTCCATTTAAAATGTATCTgtgatataattttttaattctttttatttaataaaattgaaCTTTATTAGCAACTTTGatgaaaaaaatcatttcttgaTGGGAACGAGTTCTCTTTTGTAGTTAACTGGTGTAACAGTAGGGGAAGTGAAGGCAGTGGCAGATATGCACCAAAGGAAAGCTGAGATGGCTAGGCATTCAGATGCCTTTATTGCCTTACCAGGTTTAAATCTCCAAGTCAAAGATtcgaattttatttttatcatataaataaataacgGCATACGAAATTGCTCTGAAAATTATGGAATCTGCCACCTCATTACagttaaaataaacatttggaTGGGTTTTTCCCTTAACGTTTAGGCTTTCAGGTGGCATTTGACAAATGGATCAGTCTATTATTTATTGATCACAATCTGTGAATTGTGTTGATGCATATAGGTGGTTATGGAACTTTGGAGGAACTACTTGAAGTGATAACGTGGGCTCAGCTGGGAATCCACGATAAACCGGTTCGTCAAAAATTAGACGAAATTAGTTGAGAATAGAGTTTGAATCTGACAGCCGTATGTGCCATTTGCAGGTAGGATTGCTGAATGTGGATGGATACTATAACTCATTGCTGTCATTCGTCGACAAAGCAGTAGAGGAAGGCTTCGTTAGTCCAAATGCTCGTCATATCATTGTGTCTGCACCAACTCCAAAGGAGCTGGTTAGAAGATTGGAGGTAACAATTGTTTTCTGCCGGAAGATTTTTTTATAGAATGTATCTTTGCTGTTATGATTGCTTAAATTTATGTCAATTGCAGGAGTACGTCCCTTGCCATGAAAGAGTTGCTTCAAAAGTGAGTTGGGAGATGGAGCAGCTCGGCTATATTTCGAGGTGAAAGAGCTCAATGGATTTGCAGCAAGAAGAGAGCCGATTCTAAGTCTTCAGATTCTTCCCATGTGGGGTTTAAATTTATCCGGAAATTCGATTGTCTTCCTAGCTATTTTGCCTTGCCCTTCACATTGAGATTAAACATAGTCTACTCTCTAAGTTGTAACTAGATGCTTTATGtaatttaattttcatttaaTGGCAACTACTATATCATAATCCTCCTACATGAACAATAATGTTTTATGTCCAAATAAGTTATAAAACTATAATTTAATACGAAATTTGGGTGTAACCTGCACTATACCTGACTCGAGTTTAAtgcaaaacatgaattattcAAGGGGACAAAACAAAGTGTAGTACAAGAAAAGAGGTAAACAAGGACCATTTCCATTTGCGTTGCAAATTTGTATCAACTAATTCTCTGTTTGTTTGCTGCTGAGAAATGAACTTTGAGCCACGGACAATATCGATCCCACCAAAGATaagaaacaaaataatatatatgttgCACAGTTCTCCAAACGCAATGCTGATATCATTATATATGTCCCATGCAGTGGAGGAGCTGGGCTAAAATCTTAATATTTCCGAGctctgttttatttttttacttgaGCTATCTGggccatatatgatttttaCTTGAGCTAAAATCTCGAtgtaaaagaatttaaaatagaAGAGCCCACCTGGGCTCATACATGTAGTTCCGCCCTTAGATAGAGGCGGAGCCATCCTTGGGTTAGGATGGGTTCCAGCCCCACctattttgtttgtttaaaaaaatattagtttttgttttctttttcagcctcgtgtttaaaaaattaacaTAGAATAACTCCATAAATCATATTTCATTCTCGTATATTAGTTAGTTTCGCGGATTTTGAACTTTTACGATTTGAGATAAAATTCGGCAACACTAAAATTATGTTGAGTATTTAGTTATGATTATCTGAATTGTGATAATATTGACTTACGATGTATATAAATTTCCGAGTTAAAAATCTATTCTtgaattttgagaaaaaataatcaattaattgaaatatttgaggattATTGATAATTATTCTTGTGCTTGTGTTGTGATGTGTTTTGTTAGAATAATAgagttttttaataattataaggtTTGAAAAAAATTCTTTGTTGGAAATTTTTGAGATAATTGAATTTTTCTAGATAGGTAACTCAGAGAATGAAGAAAAaccaataaaattattttttaaccaAAAGATCACACATCAACAAATAAAGAACATACATAGATTACAATATAGGGTGAGTAAGATATCGATTTCAACCAAAATAACCGATCGAACTGAATTAGTTTGAAAAACCGATTCGGCTTATCCGGAAGATCGGTTTTAGTTTTCTATACTGTCGTTTGTTCGgttcaatttaattttttaatataaaacttTGATTAACCAAAAATGCCGaacttctataaaaaaaaaattaatatgattaaattttataatattattataaagatataaatattacaaaatttattataaaaatttattaggacaatatatttataaataaaaatatatattttaaataaaattaagatttttttttattcaatatttttatcacatttttaattaaaatttgattttttttttaaaaaaagataaaatagtTTGATTGATTATGTTACAATTTTTTGGTTTGATTCGATTTTTCGGAAAAAAAAGTTCGAATAATTCGATTTCAGAAAATCGGTTTCGTTTTAATCCAATAATCACACCCTTATCACTATCTAACACGGAGGCAGTGTCAACATCATgttttttgatatatatatatatatatgactatAGGGGTGTATATATTAATACATATTTGTCAAACTTAAGAtactatttttttaaagaaagatactatttaatttatatttattttttcttccaAACGTTGATGTGAGATTTGAATCTTGAAAAGATATTGTACAATATATATTTAAGGTAAACGAGAAATTTGAGGACACGTAACTTTTGACGAATGGAAAAGTTTCCTACGCACGATAGAATTTGAATTGGAATGGGAATCTAAATTTATGGGAAATatttgcctataaatagtcCCAATATCATGGGTTTCTTTGAACCATAATATTAGTATTGAGAGATTGAATCCTTCGTTAGAAGAAGGTCAGAATTACTAattctaattttttataaaatttagtgCTAAAAATTTTGAAGTTTGCTGTTattgattattattttgaatatctTCTGCAAGTAATATTATATTATCATAATTTGAGTTTCTTTTTGCTAAACTTCTTGCAATAGATCTATTGACTTGCAAAGCCTTTTTGTTTGTATATTcatatttattttgcatataTATAATGTATATTAGATAAGGATGATTGGATCTTTGTATTTATTTTCCCGTCAATAGATTTTAGacaaaaaacttgtatgagaccgtctcattggtcgtattttgtgagacgaatatcttatttgggtcatccatgaaaaattaatactttttatgctaagagtattacttttaaatttttattgtgaatattggtagggttgacccgtctcacatataaagattcgtgag from the Primulina eburnea isolate SZY01 chromosome 3, ASM2296580v1, whole genome shotgun sequence genome contains:
- the LOC140826132 gene encoding cytokinin riboside 5'-monophosphate phosphoribohydrolase LOG3, which translates into the protein MGLVSQAVHDGGRHVIGVIPKTLMPRELTGVTVGEVKAVADMHQRKAEMARHSDAFIALPGGYGTLEELLEVITWAQLGIHDKPVGLLNVDGYYNSLLSFVDKAVEEGFVSPNARHIIVSAPTPKELVRRLEEYVPCHERVASKVSWEMEQLGYISR